In the genome of Fusarium poae strain DAOMC 252244 chromosome 1, whole genome shotgun sequence, the window GAGAGATGAATGCGACTCTGGTCAATTTTCAAAcgcaaagaaagaaagactgtctctgttTGTCCAAGCTCATAGTTTCCTTGGGAATTAATTGATAAACTCGCTACAACACAACTGCTAAGGTACATCGGATGGCAACAGCCGTGCTCATAACTTCTTCAACGGCAACCAGTCAGTTCCTTTGTCTTGGCCTCCTCATTTTCGGAGCACGCTCTCTTGTTCTGGCAGGTGGTTCCGCAGGTCTCGGAATCTCCCAGGCAGCCCTGATGGGCCGGACAAGCGACTCGACCTGGCGATAGATAACCTCCGGGCCTCCATAGCTGAGGGGACTGTAACTACGAATGCGACTGCGAATGTAACTGTGGCCGTCGCGAACTGGAATTGCATCCATAATAGTAGGCACGTCAGTGATAAAAGTGAACAATAAGAGTATCAAGGTATTCCAAATACCTGGATGAGTGAGTGATAAAAGGTTTAGCGCATGGTTAATCGACTTTATTGACCAAGTTAATTAAACCGTTTATCATTCGTATTTTAACCTTGTCCGGAGACATTGAAGCACACAGAGACTGTCCCCGCACAGGTTAGTAGTAATTAGCAGGCTTTACTAAACATTACAACCTGTCTTtcactttgatgatgatacaGAGTAAAGCGAGTCCAATTACAAGTAATAAAATTTTTTGATTGAAAGCCAGCGCTAGTCTTTCCATTCCACGACATTTGAAAGTACCCAGCTTGGCtaggaggtaggtacctacctatcccATTGTCTGGATCTTTTAAGCATCTCTTTGTTGGTCTAGACCGGGCCTCCATCTCCTCCTTTCCCGTCTCCATACACTCGCTGTAACAGTGCCCCATCAGCCACTACTATGGACATAATATCCTTCCGTCCCCGCCTACAGGGCTAGGTTAGGTAGCACTGTACGGTGCAGGTACAGCCTATACCCAGTATATGTATACCTGTGTATTTTTATCCCATCAGCCACCGTTTAGTTTAGCCTCAACTCATCTCAACTCAACCATCTCCAAAACGTAACCCAACCATACTCATCCAACACAATCCTTCATTATTCATCCTCCTGCTATCGCTCACATTCACACACCCTCAGCGTTCACCCAAGTGCAGCAAACGGGTAGAGGCAGAAGCAGAAAGGCGAGCTGTAGACTAAGTCTTCATAACCAAGTTGGCTGTCCTGTTCCTTTTCTGATACGCGCGGGCGCCTATTCGCTTCTCATCTCGTGCATGCATTAGAAGCGCAGTGCACATCCGCTTCCTTGTTTGCTCGCTCGGTCGCTCGCTCTGCTCCGCTTGTCGTCGGATTCACAAGCTTCCCCGGTTCAAGGAACAAAGGCGTAGAGCAAACTAAGCCAAGGGAAAAGGCCAAAAGAATTGAAACAGCAGTAGCAGCATCTGTGAGGCGCAGACTTTAGTCCTTCTCTTCTCGGCCGTTTACACTTTTCTTCCTTCGGATACTAGAACTCATTACACAACCAAACCATACAGTTCCCAACCTTTCAAGATAAAGCAAACTCTGGCGACGCCGTTCTTGAGGTCTCTCTATTTTTCTTTGGGTCCCTCCCTCTTCAACCACTCCGGATGGAATAGCTATCAGCAGCCTGTCGTCGACAATGATCATGTACGCCTTCGAATGTTACATCAAGATAAACTTGTCAACATTCCTGTTACTATCACCAATATCGACAACCTCTAATCGTTAGCCTTTGCCCAGTATCGTCTGACGAACCCATACACAATCGCACTTCCCTCTCGTCTTCTGTTCCCACATCAGCCGGAAGGAATTCAAAATCTCTCTACAGCGCCAAACCCCTCTGCCAACCTTATCAAAGATGCGCACAACTCAACTTCTCTCCATATCAGTCCCCGTCCCGGGCACTCTTCCTCCTGGCGCCGTGTTAGCTGCCCTGCAGGCCGTTGATCCATTCGTCGCTCATCACCGGACTGTGACAAAGTTGGAAGAAGTCCCAGCAAATCCGGCAGACACTGCGGAAGACCCCTTCTTCGGGCCCTTTGACGACACCTTCCGCGCCTTTGAGATGCAGGAGCTTGTCAACCTTGCTCCTGGTCTGGCTAAAACGATTACATATAGAGCCATTTTCCAAGTCATTCCTGATGGTCTACGTTCAAGGGCCAAAGCCCCTGTAGGCGTCATTGTCCGAGCTCAATGGCAGGTACGCCAGCAGCAGCGCGACCGATCAGCTACTGGACCAATATCACCGGCAGGCTCGGACAGCACGGCATCGGGCAGTACGACGACGGTAGAAGGGGACGAGTTTGAACTTCATGAACAAGTTCTTCTCGAGGCCAATTCGCTGCTGATGCCCTTCATTACAGAATCATGTGTATCGGTACATCGCGAGATTTGCGAGAATTTCATGGCGGCAACGTTCAAAGAATACTTTGGAACATTTCCAATACACTAACTGTCCCATGGCCAATCTGATATGGTTTATGACAAGCTGTAAATCACGAAAGCACGACTGGGCTTGCGATGACATGAATCAAGGAAATGGTTATAGGTGCTACTACATGGCGTTGGTACTGTCATTTTTTGGGTTTGGAGTCATATTCACAATTCTTTCCCTGGTTACTATTTTAGTATCATGATATCcaaagaaaaggctttcGATGCCACACCTAACCAGGAGGGGCTGGTGAGTTCAGCGCGACGGAACCTGGACGTCAATACTGGTTAACCATGGTTTCTATGAATGGCAACAAATAATCAAATTTTGAAACATATCTATACTTGTCTGTAATCCCTCCCAGCACATGTGTCGTTGTGACtgtaaaactactaatataACTACATCTGTTCAGTCCATTGTCTATTCGATATAATTAAGGCAAACAAAATAAGCTCGCACGTTCGAAGCGAATCCCACCCTCTTATGCACCCTAAACAAATTGCATGAAAACAGACTCAGATTGGTATCTATACGCGTACCGTCTATACCGAACCACGACAACCCAAAATATacaaaaaataaatagaaaaagcATAAGCCCCAACTAACACATACAGCTGTGGAGATGTAATAACCACATGCACACCATCTAGAAACGCTCGCAAGTTATCCATCATACCCAGAAAACATGAAGAGAAAAAGTTCGAATCCGCTTACAGGGCAAGacggaagaaggaaaagaaaagcagGCTgctggggggggggggggggtcCCAAAAAGGTCGTAAATGCTGGGGCAGGAAAGACATTGATCGCGTTATGGAATATTCATTTCTTCATGCGAGACCGTATTACCGGCCACCGAAATCACTGGCATATCCCATCTCGCCGAAGCCTTGACCCATGCCGCCCTCGCCAAATCCTGTTCCAGGACCACTTACGTATCCGCCATCGTCGTTTTCGTCGTAGTCACTGGCGTCAAATGAGGAACGGCCACTGACTTCATCATCCATACCTGAATTTACATCAGGGGTTGACCAATTCAACTGAGCCAGCGCGGGGTATTGTGCGAGAAGAGCTGCTGGAAGCATGGGGTTGCCCGATGGGTCCATGGGATAGATAGGGCCATCCATGGGCATACTAGACGCAGCAGCCATACTTTGTGCCATGTTGTGTTGCATTCTTTGTTCTTGCCAGAGCCGTTGTCGctccatcatctcttcgTCCAATAAAGGCTTGATGCAGATACGGCCTGCTTCCGATCTGAAGTGACGGCCCAGGGCATCGGCGCGAGCAAACCTCCTACCGCAGCCCCACTGACCTCCGACTTTGAGATCACCTTTACATACAAACTTCTTCTCGCCAGAGTGCAGACTTTCGTGCCGTTTACGGTCGTGTTGTCTGGCAAAGGCCTTTCCACAAACAGTGCATACGAAGGGACGTTCATCGGTGTGAGTTCTCAAGTGAGAGCGCAGATTATAAGCACGCGTGAATCGCTTGGGGCACAGCGTGCACTGGAAAGTGGCTGGATGCTTCTGAACACGCTTAGTAGCGCCGTTGTCCGGGTTGTTCTGATACTCGGGATCCGCCAGTCTCAAAGCAATGACGTTGTTGGGCACTGCTGATGTGGACTGTCTTCTCCTAGAAGGCGAAGTGCCTGGTTGTCTATCAAGAGGCGACAAAGATCTGGAGTCTGAACGCGCTGACAAGTCGGCACCTAGAGAAGGCGACATCATGTTGACGTTGCCCTGACGACCCAGCAAACCGCCGCCGGGATGGAACGGGTCGGTCACGGCACGAGGACGGGATCTAGGACGGCCTGAGACGTGTCAGATGGCTTCAGCAAGTAGATGTTCATTCTTCACATACCTCTGTCTGGTGGGGTCAAGGAGTCTTGGTCCATACGTGACTTGGGTGTATCAAAAGCACCCTGCTTGGAATTGGTAGGCGCGAAATCAATGTTGATGGCAGGAGGAGCCATCGACGATAGATCGGCGCCTGAAGGCTGAAGGGTCGGGAAAGCCTCAACAGGCGCATTGACATCGGGGTAGGTAGAAGGAACTCCATATGGGTTGTGAGGAGTTGCTAAGCCAAAGCTGTTTTGATTCAACTGGTTCAAGTCGGGCATCTGCTGAGGAACGATGCGAGGACTAATCGCGGGACTGTGAGAAGGACTACGGCCCTGGTGTCCAGGACTACCACCGATCTGGGGGTCGGAAAGACTAAAGTTACCAATACTCAGCACCTCCTGGTATAAACCGCCATCCGAAGGACGATGAGCAGGCGAGTGCCCGCCAACATCGGTCTCGAAAGACTCGGCGCTAACAAGATTGGGTGATGGAGCGACGGACGATACATCTGAGTATTCAGATGGTGTACGACGGTGACCCTGGAACTGAGGTCGGTTCCAGTCCGCTATTTGATTTGGGAGCAGAGCATCTGCAGGGCCGAGAGAGGCGTGTCGCGAGTGACTGGGCGGGGACGAGAATTGATGCTGGTTAAAAGCAGGTGACTGGTGAGCGGAACCAGGCTGCTGAGCATCATGCTGGAACAAGTGAGGAGGGGTGGGCGAATGATGCCCTTGCGCCGTCATGGTATTCATATCGTTGGGGTTCAAGGTAGACTGGTCAAACAAGGGGGCGTTAAACCGGTCGCCCTGACCACTGGTATTCGGAAAGAGGGAGAAATCGTTATCGTTGAGGTTGGGCGACAGGTAAGCCGTCTGAGACTGGCTGTTAAAAGGCAGGGAGGTGCTATTGTGGTCGAGAATAGCGGGGTCAGATAAATTGGCCTGGCCGAAGGAGTTGTTCTGTTGATGATGGGCAGGAGGAAGAAACGAAGGCGACTGTTGAGGGCTCAAGAAACCAGAGTTGCTGAAGGACTCGTAGGACTGTTGTGCGGACTGATCGAGCgtgagaccaagaccaacggATGGATCGTTATGCTGATAGGGCGCCGGCGACGGGGAGTGAGAGTGGTTTATATGAGGCTGTTGATGACCAGTCGAAAGCGACCGGCCCCGATGAGCCTGAGCTTGTTGATCCATGATGTTTCCGAGTTTAGAAGCAAAACGCAAGCAAAACGAAGCCAAGACGGAACGAAACGACGCAGACGAGGCAGACTTTGGCTGTCAGCCTTCAGGCACCGTGGCGATGCGATGCCGCGCGGGGGGGCTGTGCGCTCACAGGGTGATGCGATGGGCGGGGGAGCGTCCTATCACGACAGCCGACGCGTGGAAGAGTTGCGAAGCGCGCAGTAGAGGGACGAAATATCAATAAAGTAGCGTAGTCTTGAAAATAAAATGGTACGAATGCGACGCAAAGAAACAGCTTGTATGCAGATGGtttgttggtgttgtcgGGGGTATTGTTGTATTGGGTTGGGTCGACAGCGCAGAATGGTGGAGAGAGTCGGGTCAGGTTGTGGGCGGTGGGATGGATTTGTACCTATCGTACTTGTACGCGCTGTAGTGCACCAAGGTaccttacctacctaggtagtagtAGAGGCCGGTAAGGTAAGGTAATAATCGATGGAAGGTAAAAAGCCCAGTCCAGGGCGGGTAAGATTAAGGTGATTGGATTAGGTCGGTCAATGCTGGGGGGGTGTGTGTCTGGTAATAGCAGGTAGAGAAAGGTACCCAAAGTCAACCTATACCATGGCAATTTATTTGATTACGTAGTTTTGtgagccttttcttttcccttgtCGATACCTATAAGGATGAGGAGTAAGTCGGAATGGGGTACAAAAGGGAAGCGGGGAGAATAGAGATGAAAGTGGAAATGGCAATAGCGGGCATACAGTCAGATACAACAGATTACTACCAGCAGATACAAGGTCTGTTACTTGTCCGCTGGAACGGAAGGTTTCTAGGTCTGGTCTTGCATGTGGCTGGTCCCTTTTCGTCCAGAATTCCAATGGAAGCCCGCCCAAAGTCtaagctcaagctcaagctcatgCAAATTGGGGTCGGGTAGATCTACAACGCCTACATAAACGGACAAAAAAATGAATGGatgattggattggattaCTAACAGTATGTACAGTGCTGACACCTGACTAGTACCTACATGAGGCCAGGATAGTATGGAGGCTGTGCAGAGACACGTCGAGGGTCCTCGAAGTGTTGTATGATACAGAGTACTCTGCAATAACCCCCAGATACGGATACCCTCTATCAAATCAGTGAAACACATACACAGTTAGGTCAGACCAAGTTTTTCTAATTTTAAAACAATATCGGGGATGGTTTGATCTGTTGCAAGCAAGGCAGACTTACTTCGTGGAATTGTAGCAATCGTGATGTCGCTAAAGTCGCTCCTAGTATGTGACTGATTGACAAGCGAAAAGTAATACGGTGGATGCTGGAAAAGGCAACATTTTACCGAACGAACCTCTAGTTCTGCCGAATCAATATGAGGTAGAGGCCACATCACATGCCTGTCATTAAACTTCATCTTAATCATCTTTCGGGAGATACCAGAAAGAAACTCACTGGATCTTGAATCAATCGACTCGCTTTCTTAGATGATGTATCTCGCCCACTTGTTTTGGATTGGTGGCCCTTGGTAAATGAGCATCAGCACTATTCGAATACCgaatttactattttattagcGGTACTTttgcatacctacctacctgcacAGATGGCATTGATGAGTAGTACTCGGCTGTATTTTGTGTGCTATGATGATGGGCAGTTGAGGATATCCTTACCTGTAACTATCAACTCATGCAGTTGCAGCTATAGAAATCTCATGACTGTTTGTATCTCTCGATATTCATCCAACTGCACTGTGCACATGGCGGTAGGTAGAGAAATAAGGTAGAGTTTCCCACTAAGATTAACAGGAAACCGCCGGATTTAGTGGATCTTATTACCTATCAAACCAGAGAAATAGGTTTCAACGCTGTATTGATTGCTGCCAGGTTATTTAGGTAGGTCTGGTGCATATTGCAGTCCACAGTACAGATACGGTTTCTCATAGGTAGTTATCGATGTCAAGCGAATGCAGGGGACGATTTGAATCACATCAAACCCTgcgtctccatcacttctTTAGACAGTCGTGTCTATGTAGGTAGTCTTAAAATGATGTGTGTTATAATAATGAGACAAACTCACATCCCATTGACTAATACTGGAATCAGTCTAACCACAACCTACGTAGCACAATTTTCAGAGCTTATAATAGACATCCGTTGACCAACCGACTAAGTGGACGTTCCTGGATCGTCGTTTTGCACTGCCTCTGGAAAGTGTGATGCTTCTAGGGCGGCTTTAGCTACTAGATCACCACTTACAATGTGTTCATGGATGTCTAATACGTACTACATTGTAGTATTGAGTTACACTGCCCCCAGCCTTACACGCGGCCCACGATCTGATCCCACAATCTGAGGCTGTGCTTTTCTGTTCCCTAGTTAAAGGAAGATTAACTGATGAGGAGTCAGTGTTGTAATCATTGATTCAGTGACATCAGTTTCAGCTTACATGTCTACCCTTGTCACATACCCCTGTCCATGTCCCTGCTTTCTACTCCCGGTCGGTGAcaaccgagttcttccttTGGCGTTTGAAGATCCTCACAAGGCAGATTTCAGTTTCCGCATTAACTTCGGGGTTTGTTAGTTCTTCTTTTGGGTGACGCGGTCCGTATCGAAGAAATAAGCTTATACGATAATGGTAGGACCATGAAGTTGAGGAATTGGAGCAACGTTCGAACACCTGGGCTTTTCTtgtattttttattattttgcAAATCGTGTCTGCAAGGTGGTAGGAAGAGTGTGACTGGTTGTTCAagttttttccttttttttcctaCTATTTCCAAGACTCAACAGTAAACTTGAATCAAACAATTTTGCTTTTTACTCGTCTTCGCATTTGCATGTGGATTCGATTGCAAGCTACCAAAATATTTGAAATTGTAAAAACTCCCAAGTTGGCTATCAACTTTTATCATATTTCGCCCGATACTCCATAAAGTGCATAAAGAGTAGAGTTTCTATACCCAAAACGCCAATAAATGCCAATAAACTCCGTCGTTGAATACAAATGTCGTTCGTACACGTAGTTTTCAATCTGTCTTTGAATCCTCTATTACCTACACAAAATGGCTTTTTTCTGGGAAATTTCAATACAACCTGCAACAGACCCTTAGGCATGTCGCTTTTGTTCCGGTATCGCTTGTCTTTAGATGACTTCAGCTCGGTCGTAACCGGCTGCCTTCAAAGCAGGTCTTGGTGGTTCGCGATCCTTGAATTCACTGACGAATGGGTTTGGGTCGTCGTTCTGGTTGAGGTTGCCTAGTGTATGGTTGACTCCTCGATGTGTTGCCTCATCGGCCCGGATGTACAGGATCAAGTCTTTCATCGTACGGTGCTCCTTTGGCATCTTCCAGTACTGAGGGATGTTGTTAGATATCCATGCCGTATACCAGCGCGTGTTATAGGTATCATACCTGAATAGCAATATCGGGGATTTCGAACTTGGGATCACTCCACTTGGGTAAGTTGCCGTCCTCAATCTCCTTGATACAGCGAGTATAAGTATGgacagcctcctcctcgagATACCCAACAAATCGGTGGACAATCTTGGGCGAGATGAGGTACGAAACGAATAGGCTGTTGAAGAAAACACCCTGAGCACCgatgatcatcatcttcatgaACCAACCAGGCTCGCACATCTTCATGAACGTCAAGAGATGCATTCGCTCGTTGTAGCTCTCTTCGAGCAGTGTTTCGATCCAACCGTTGTCGCGTTTCATCCTTCGAAGGCTACCGAGATGCCGTAGCATACCGCCGACCATTCCTGGGACACCAGCGACACTTTCCAAGAAGATAAATCGGATTAACTGGTTCATGTCAGGTTTGGTTCGAAACTTAAGTAGTGCCAAGAGTGCAAGATATCTGCATGACTTACCCATTGCGCCTCTGTCAGTGGCTTCTGGGCTACAATGGCGGTAGTTGGTTGACTCTTGTCTGACTTCTGGTCCCGGTCCATGCCTGTTACCTTATCCATACAATATCTGGCAACGCGGACAATCTTCCAGGCAGTCTTGTCGCCAAGGGTCTTAGGTACTCGGTGGGCAGGCTCAActgccatcatctcttcGTATGTGTAACCTTCGTGTGGCCATGCCGGTCTCGTTGTGTGGATGTGCGGTGTCTCTTTAACGGGGAAGAAGTCACGAAGATGGTTAGTTGGTGTCGATGAGAAGAGTCGGTGTTGCTGGGAAGCAGAATAGCTGGCTCGAATAACGGCGGGCGTTCTTGAGAGAGAATCGGGGGAGGATAAAGTTCGAACAAGACCAAGAGTTGCAGTCTTTACAGCCTGCCTCGAAGCCTGACTGTGCTGAAGTTGGATTGACAACATTTGGGATTTGTGAGACTCTTCTTAACTAGTGATCGTGTGGGAGCGCACTCTTATGAATGATAGAGGTGACTGTTTGATATGAAAGAGTTCATGATATGCAAAGCCTCTACTTGAGGAGATACAGTCTGACTTTTATACATTCTTGAGACGGAAGCCCTCGGAGAAGTATTCTCACCGAGGCCCCCTGTAGAATCCATCCAAGCTAAAGCCAGTCGATTATGCGTATGTACCACCTACGGGTAAGATTACTGACCAGTATGCATTCAGCTGAACAATTGCTGACGAGAGACGTTACAAAGATCACGAAGAGAGACCGGGAGAAGACGCCACAAGGTGAGTGAGTAGAGGTACCTTGAGCATGTAAGAGAGTGCGGCGTATGCGGCATGCCTTCTGCCGCCCACTAACAGGCCCAATTTGTTACAAGTCTAACCAAACCAAGCCCGAGAGACGAGCCAAAatcttggtcttgtcatGATATCCGCAAAGACCCAGACAATCGGAAGCGCTAGAAAGACGTTCCGGATGATCTTGATGAGGCTCAAAAGTTGTGGCTGCCACGTGAGTAAAGTTGATCGGGAGGACTCGGGTCTTGACACCTGCACGGTCAGGAAGTCTGAGGAATCACTCACCGTTTGACATCAATCACTGTAATAATACAGGACAAAACTCGTAGTGCGTGCTACAAACGGGCCTATTCTTTAGTTGCCGTGATCTTACGCTATtctattttttctttctcgttTCCTCTCTACCGTACTCCTTTGAATCCCGATTTAATGCGGGCATAGACAGGATAACGAATCGGGATTCCTGGATATTATCCAAGTTGAGTTTTGGCCATGGTCTATTACCTCGTGACTCTGGATAAGAGGGTCGTTTTTCGGAATACTCAGGAAGCGAATATGATGGTCATCTGTTCCGTATGTATTTACATCATGGAATTGTCCAACGAGTTCGTGGTATAGGGTATGTGACAATCTAGCGGTACCTAATGAAAAGTTAATCCTTTTAAGTTGTGAAAATCATTACCAAGAGGCCTAGGCAGGTTTAAAAAACTGAATTGTTTAATGGTTTTGCACGATTTCCAAAGCCTAATAACCATTATCACTTGTCTCGAATAGTTAGCTTTTGTGATACCTTGAGGGAAGAGAGTATAAGCCTCTGCCATTATTTGTTATTGAATCGGTATTAAAATGGGTTTCGTGGTCAAGATCTCTGGCCTTCAGTGTAGGAAAAGCATATTCCAAAATACTAAGACAGGAAAGGAGATGTGTAAGATATGATATTGTGTTATCAGTGCTGGACATATGAATATGGTTTATTTGATATTTCTTATCCTGTCACCCGTGTAGGTGGTGCCAAAGGGTCCTTCCAGTTCGTCTGACGTCAATTGTCAAGTTTTACTATTGGTACCCATTTTTTACCAAGAGCACAAAAAAAAGTTGCCCCTCCTTGCCCGATTAAAGACCTCTCAGTAATACCCCTCCATCTTTATCGTGCCTGGTTGATCCGTTTTGTGCCTGACGTGTAGTTAATGCCTTTTGTATTTCAAATGGTCTATAGTATTCATTTTTGCACAAACACCTAAATCAGTACATCTAGAAGACCATGGTTAGGTTATATGAAAGCAACTGACTTTGGAATACAAATATATATACACACATGCCTACACGTACGCATATATGaacttataaagcttttgAATGCAAAGTTAACAACAAACTTCCATGGGCGCATACCTACCTAATGACAAACTTAGTAGTCGTAAGCAGGGAACATAACAAGAGAATACTACTATGAATATTAATGCctggtaggtacctaggtaggttgtTGGAAGATCCATCGACCCGTTTTGTACCGTAGCCAGCCCAACATCAACGCCCACCCACCATAGGCGCACAACTTGGGCACCGCACCACACAAAACCTCATTTCTCTCTACCACATTCGCGCGCCCTAAAACTCAACACGACTTCAATCTCCCGCAAAACCACCAAAACACAACCCGCC includes:
- a CDS encoding hypothetical protein (BUSCO:20406at5125) → MDQQAQAHRGRSLSTGHQQPHINHSHSPSPAPYQHNDPSVGLGLTLDQSAQQSYESFSNSGFLSPQQSPSFLPPAHHQQNNSFGQANLSDPAILDHNSTSLPFNSQSQTAYLSPNLNDNDFSLFPNTSGQGDRFNAPLFDQSTLNPNDMNTMTAQGHHSPTPPHLFQHDAQQPGSAHQSPAFNQHQFSSPPSHSRHASLGPADALLPNQIADWNRPQFQGHRRTPSEYSDVSSVAPSPNLVSAESFETDVGGHSPAHRPSDGGLYQEVLSIGNFSLSDPQIGGSPGHQGRSPSHSPAISPRIVPQQMPDLNQLNQNSFGLATPHNPYGVPSTYPDVNAPVEAFPTLQPSGADLSSMAPPAINIDFAPTNSKQGAFDTPKSRMDQDSLTPPDRGRPRSRPRAVTDPFHPGGGLLGRQGNVNMMSPSLGADLSARSDSRSLSPLDRQPGTSPSRRRQSTSAVPNNVIALRLADPEYQNNPDNGATKRVQKHPATFQCTLCPKRFTRAYNLRSHLRTHTDERPFVCTVCGKAFARQHDRKRHESLHSGEKKFVCKGDLKVGGQWGCGRRFARADALGRHFRSEAGRICIKPLLDEEMMERQRLWQEQRMQHNMAQSMAAASSMPMDGPIYPMDPSGNPMLPAALLAQYPALAQLNWSTPDVNSGMDDEVSGRSSFDASDYDENDDGGYVSGPGTGFGEGGMGQGFGEMGYASDFGGR
- the AOX1_1 gene encoding Alternative oxidase, mitochondrial precursor (TransMembrane:2 (o151-172i213-236o)~BUSCO:31415at5125), which encodes MLSIQLQHSQASRQAVKTATLGLVRTLSSPDSLSRTPAVIRASYSASQQHRLFSSTPTNHLRDFFPVKETPHIHTTRPAWPHEGYTYEEMMAVEPAHRVPKTLGDKTAWKIVRVARYCMDKVTGMDRDQKSDKSQPTTAIVAQKPLTEAQWLIRFIFLESVAGVPGMVGGMLRHLGSLRRMKRDNGWIETLLEESYNERMHLLTFMKMCEPGWFMKMMIIGAQGVFFNSLFVSYLISPKIVHRFVGYLEEEAVHTYTRCIKEIEDGNLPKWSDPKFEIPDIAIQYWKMPKEHRTMKDLILYIRADEATHRGVNHTLGNLNQNDDPNPFVSEFKDREPPRPALKAAGYDRAEVI